From the Tribolium castaneum strain GA2 chromosome 2, icTriCast1.1, whole genome shotgun sequence genome, one window contains:
- the LOC107399035 gene encoding uncharacterized protein LOC107399035 isoform X1 produces MNVFFIFIFFSSKSPRPPELQLAKWRLQRTTTENGLITINLLTLVYPLDTPANQPEFEEFFNSGCWSDWNSQLELDQVSHVSEDMEENSERNMEQNMKKQMDKNMEIKRISNKLIRPLSRSRGVKDLSLLKEPFIEDVSEEEATQPEMRLQQMVKELATSINGERIEEEIRALKRKITDKAEALKRNRSFGEDLLRNLDEEEAEIRSNMERQISFVRRRRQNIQNILDSQKKEELLKNILI; encoded by the exons atgaatgtattttttatttttatatttttttctagcaAATCGCCTCGTCCTCCAGAACTGCAACTGGCGAAGTGGCGATTACAACGTACTACCACAGAAAAt GGTTTAATTACCATCAACTTGCTGACGCTAGTTTACCCTCTGGACACTCCAGCAAATCAGCCagaatttgaagaattttttaattctggatGTTGGAGTGACTGGAATAGTCAGCTAGAGTTGGATCAAGTGTCCCATGTGAGCGAGGACATGGAGGAAAACTCTGAGCGTAACATGGAACAGAACATGAAAAAGCAGATGGATAAGAACATggaaattaaaagaatttctAATAAACTTATCAGACCGTTAAGCAGGTCAAGAGGAGTGAAGGACCTCAGTCTCCTGAAGGAACCCTTCATTGAGGACGTTTCTGAGGAAGAAGCCACCCAACCTGAAATGAGGTTGCAACAAATGGTGAAAGAATTGGCAACCTCAATTAACGGAGAACGTATAGAAGAAGAAATTCGGGCCCTCAAGAGAAAAATCACTGACAAAGCGGAAGCGCTCAAAAGGAACCGCAGCTTCGGGGAGGACCTTTTGAGGAACCTCGATGAAGAAGAGGCAGAAATTCGGTCTAATATGGAGCGCCAAATTTCATTTGTGAGAAGAAGGCgtcaaaatattcaaaatattttagataGCCAGAAAAAGGAagaattgttgaaaaatattttaatttaa
- the LOC135265339 gene encoding uncharacterized protein LOC135265339, translating to MATVEEQAATIQLLQQQLADAQRLLTERGANANPPDAAQGNPPASGTPRPEVEEINSTPKLPPFWHKNPSLWFVQVEAHFHASRVKADLTKYCNVVAALDSYTLQAIEDFLRNPPQADKYERLKAKLITTFTESQEQQLRKLLKEIELGDKKPSRLPCEMRALAREQVSSEVVRTLWLQRLPPHIQLVLSTMDGMDGEKLASVADKLTEIPMANVMAVGADASDANGICAVRTSHSASAHQAAATLNAGTTNALASLQKQVTELSAKLDKLSATKWRQRSRSQSRSRNPLQQQQNGDNVCFYHNKFGAEARKCRHPCSFPQGN from the coding sequence ATGGCGACCGTCGAAGAGCAAGCCGCGACTATTCAATTGCTACAACAGCAGTTAGCGGACGCCCAAAGACTTTTAACAGAGCGGGGAGCAAACGCAAATCCACCTGACGCCGCACAGGGTAATCCCCCAGCGTCAGGGACACCCAGGCCTGAAGTGGAGGAAATCAATAGTACCCCAAAACTGCCGccattttggcacaaaaatcCAAGCCTGTGGTTTGTGCAAGTAGAGGCCCATTTTCACGCCAGCCGGGTCAAAGCAGATCTAACCAAGTACTGTAACGTGGTCGCAGCGCTGGACTCTTACACCCTGCAGGCGATAGAGGACTTCCTGCGGAACCCGCCGCAAGCTGACAAGTACGAACGGCTGAAGGCCAAGCTCATAACGACGTTTACGGAGTCCCAGGAACAGCAGCTCCGCAAATTGTTAAAAGAAATTGAGCTGGGGGACAAAAAGCCATCACGCCTCCCTTGCGAGATGAGAGCGCTTGCCAGGGAGCAGGTGAGCAGCGAGGTGGTGAGGACGCTGTGGCTCCAAAGGCTGCCCCCACACATCCAGTTGGTCCTTTCCACTATGGACGGGATGGATGGAGAGAAATTGGCCTCCGTAGCAGACAAACTTACGGAAATTCCAATGGCGAATGTAATGGCGGTAGGCGCCGACGCCAGCGACGCCAACGGCATCTGCGCCGTGCGCACCTCTCACAGCGCATCCGCGCATCAAGCGGCAGCAACTTTAAACGCTGGCACCACCAACGCGCTTGCGTCTCTACAAAAACAGGTAACTGAATTATCGGCCAAGCTCGACAAACTTTCTGCGACAAAATGGCGGCAGCGTAGCCGTTCTCAATCACGAAGCCGCAACCCTCTTCAACAGCAACAAAATGGCGACAATGTCTGTTTCTACCACAATAAATTTGGTGCTGAAGCCAGGAAATGTCGGCACCCTTGCAGTTTCCCGCAGGGAAACTAA